Proteins found in one Limnobaculum xujianqingii genomic segment:
- a CDS encoding efflux RND transporter periplasmic adaptor subunit translates to MSRNRGVMPLAAVLMLSSGLVLVGCDNKSDAGAQHAAPEVEFVKVKTQPINITTELPGRTSAFRIAEVRPQVSGIILKRQFTEGSMIKESDSLYQIDPATYQATYNSAVADLAKAEANATLTRLTVKRYQPLLKNNFVSRQDYDTAVANARQGEASVQAAKAAVETARINLEYTKVMSPISGLIGKSSVTEGALVNANQANALATVQQLDPIYVDVTQSSNDFLRMKQELADGSLKKESKAAVSLVFDNGSVYKEKGTLEFEDVTVDETTGSITMRAVFPNPNNQLLPGMFVRARVDEGVKPNAMLVPQQGITRNQRGEATTLVIDKEEKVESRVITTGQAIGADWLVTQGLEPGDRVIVTGLQKIRPGASVSAKEYAEKSKDDAPNAPAAKS, encoded by the coding sequence ATGAGTAGAAACAGAGGGGTGATGCCTCTGGCAGCGGTGCTAATGCTTTCAAGCGGTTTAGTACTCGTAGGATGCGATAATAAATCCGACGCGGGCGCCCAACACGCAGCTCCAGAAGTTGAATTTGTAAAGGTAAAAACACAACCAATCAATATCACTACTGAGCTTCCTGGTCGAACATCTGCTTTCCGTATTGCAGAAGTACGCCCTCAGGTAAGCGGAATTATACTTAAACGTCAGTTTACTGAAGGCAGCATGATCAAAGAGAGCGATTCTCTTTATCAAATCGATCCGGCAACCTATCAGGCGACTTATAACAGTGCCGTTGCCGATCTGGCTAAAGCAGAAGCTAACGCGACCCTGACACGTTTAACGGTGAAACGCTATCAACCACTGCTGAAAAATAACTTTGTTAGCCGCCAGGACTACGATACTGCCGTAGCTAATGCACGTCAGGGCGAAGCCAGCGTACAGGCAGCAAAAGCTGCAGTGGAAACCGCCCGCATCAACCTGGAATACACTAAGGTGATGTCCCCTATCAGCGGTTTGATTGGCAAATCCAGCGTCACCGAAGGTGCATTGGTTAATGCAAATCAGGCAAATGCTCTGGCAACCGTACAACAGCTAGACCCTATTTATGTTGATGTCACCCAATCCAGCAATGATTTCTTGCGTATGAAGCAAGAGCTGGCTGACGGTTCACTGAAAAAGGAAAGCAAAGCAGCGGTAAGTCTGGTTTTTGATAACGGTAGCGTCTATAAGGAAAAAGGCACTCTGGAGTTTGAAGACGTCACTGTTGATGAAACCACTGGCTCTATTACCATGCGTGCTGTTTTCCCGAACCCAAACAATCAACTACTTCCAGGCATGTTTGTTCGTGCTCGTGTTGACGAAGGGGTAAAACCTAACGCGATGCTGGTTCCTCAACAGGGAATCACTCGTAACCAACGTGGTGAAGCCACAACGCTGGTTATCGACAAAGAGGAAAAAGTTGAATCACGCGTTATTACTACCGGTCAGGCTATTGGCGCTGACTGGCTGGTAACCCAAGGCCTTGAGCCTGGCGATCGTGTGATTGTAACGGGCCTACAGAAGATCAGACCAGGCGCATCTGTCAGTGCTAAAGAGTATGCAGAAAAATCGAAAGATGATGCACCAAACGCACCAGCAGCGAAATCATAA
- a CDS encoding vWA domain-containing protein, whose protein sequence is MNIKYLFSALALLSGSAFATSITPTPYVITKSELSSPIILEGSQEHNYLKISLTGTKQDTDRRTPINLALVIDRSTSMSGDRIEKAREAAILAINMLKDDDIISIIAYDNDAHVVIPATKANNKQKLIKTINDKITPQGWTALFAGVSKGIKEVNKFHKKDQVNRIILLSDGQANVGPSSTKELADLGIVAAKQGIAVTTIGLGASYNEDLMTALASYSDGNHAFVEKSADLEAAFVREFKDVMSVVAQEVTVTIRLQDGVKPVRLLGREGDIKGNNVTVKMNQLYSNQEKYVLLEVIPPKGKENEKKPLADVVISYDNLQTSKKDNLENRIDIAYSKSEQAVKQAVQEEIVVDSAIQKANLENEKAIKLLDEGKKDEANRIIQQNASTLDALSSSVSSPSARAKASGGAVENKKLSEDLDSKSEAVSRKSMKESTYKTQKQQSKN, encoded by the coding sequence ATGAATATAAAGTATCTGTTTTCTGCCCTGGCCCTTTTATCCGGTTCGGCTTTTGCCACATCGATTACCCCAACGCCTTATGTCATAACCAAAAGTGAACTGTCGTCCCCCATTATTCTGGAAGGCTCACAGGAGCATAACTATCTGAAGATTTCACTGACGGGTACCAAACAAGACACCGACAGACGCACCCCAATCAATCTGGCATTGGTTATTGACCGCTCTACGTCTATGTCCGGCGATCGCATCGAAAAAGCACGTGAAGCCGCAATACTGGCAATCAATATGCTAAAAGATGATGACATCATTTCAATTATTGCCTATGACAACGATGCCCATGTGGTTATCCCAGCTACCAAAGCCAATAACAAGCAAAAGCTGATTAAAACCATTAATGACAAAATCACCCCTCAGGGTTGGACAGCCCTGTTTGCCGGCGTCAGCAAAGGCATTAAAGAAGTTAACAAGTTCCATAAAAAAGATCAGGTAAACCGTATTATTCTGCTGTCTGATGGTCAGGCTAACGTAGGGCCAAGCAGCACCAAAGAGCTGGCGGACTTAGGTATTGTTGCGGCTAAACAAGGTATCGCCGTTACTACCATTGGTTTAGGAGCCAGCTATAACGAAGATCTGATGACCGCTCTGGCCAGCTATAGTGATGGCAACCATGCTTTTGTTGAGAAATCGGCCGATCTGGAAGCTGCATTTGTGCGTGAATTTAAAGATGTCATGTCGGTTGTTGCTCAGGAAGTGACTGTCACCATTCGTCTGCAAGACGGCGTTAAACCAGTTCGTCTACTGGGCCGTGAAGGTGATATTAAAGGCAATAACGTTACGGTCAAAATGAACCAGCTGTACTCCAATCAGGAAAAATATGTCCTGCTAGAAGTTATTCCGCCTAAAGGCAAAGAGAATGAGAAGAAGCCATTAGCCGATGTGGTTATCAGCTACGACAACTTACAAACCAGCAAAAAAGATAATCTGGAAAACCGTATCGATATTGCTTACAGCAAATCAGAACAGGCAGTGAAGCAAGCGGTTCAGGAAGAGATCGTGGTTGACTCGGCAATTCAAAAAGCCAACCTTGAAAATGAGAAAGCGATTAAATTACTGGATGAAGGCAAAAAAGACGAAGCTAACAGAATTATTCAACAAAACGCCTCTACTCTGGACGCATTATCCAGTTCTGTCAGCAGCCCGTCAGCCAGAGCTAAAGCCAGCGGAGGTGCGGTTGAGAATAAAAAGCTATCTGAAGATTTAGATAGCAAGTCTGAAGCAGTTTCCCGTAAGAGTATGAAAGAGAGCACCTATAAGACACAAAAACAGCAATCTAAAAACTAA
- a CDS encoding response regulator transcription factor: MKILIAEDDVHIRNGLSDMLSREGYSIITAENGKVALMKYQQEQPDFIILDIMMPELDGYSVCKEIRKSDEHTPIVFLSAKGEEIDKVLGLELGADDYINKPFGIHEVRARIKTIARRCLKAKQNSPDQMFQFGDLQVSPAELCAKRGQQIIELSLREIKILMCLWQHKNQVVTRDMLFDCAWGYDHLPNSRTLDQHVSKLRKLIELDPVTPILIKTIHGTGYRYQE; the protein is encoded by the coding sequence ATGAAAATTTTAATTGCTGAAGACGACGTTCATATTCGCAATGGATTGAGCGATATGCTCTCCCGCGAAGGCTACAGCATTATTACCGCTGAAAACGGTAAAGTTGCATTAATGAAATATCAACAAGAGCAACCTGACTTCATTATTCTGGATATTATGATGCCAGAGCTGGATGGCTACTCGGTGTGCAAAGAAATCAGAAAAAGTGATGAACATACGCCAATCGTCTTTCTTTCTGCCAAAGGAGAGGAGATCGACAAAGTATTGGGTCTGGAACTGGGTGCTGATGATTATATTAATAAGCCTTTTGGTATTCATGAAGTACGCGCCAGAATTAAAACCATTGCTCGCCGCTGCCTGAAAGCCAAACAAAACTCACCCGATCAAATGTTTCAATTTGGCGATCTGCAGGTATCTCCGGCAGAACTCTGCGCCAAACGCGGACAACAGATCATTGAGTTATCGCTGCGTGAAATTAAAATTCTGATGTGCCTGTGGCAGCACAAAAATCAAGTTGTCACTCGCGATATGCTGTTTGATTGTGCCTGGGGATATGACCATTTGCCTAACAGCCGCACGCTCGACCAGCACGTATCTAAGTTGCGTAAACTTATTGAGTTAGATCCGGTTACTCCCATACTGATTAAAACCATACACGGTACCGGTTATCGATATCAGGAATAA
- the dnaX gene encoding DNA polymerase III subunit gamma/tau has protein sequence MSYQVLARKWRPQSFADVVGQEHVLTAISNGLSLGRIHHAYLFSGTRGVGKTSIARLLAKGLNCESGITATPCGKCGNCREIEEGRFVDLLEIDAASRTKVEDTRELLDNVQYAPARGRFKVYLIDEVHMLSRHSFNALLKTLEEPPEHVKFLLATTDPQKLPVTILSRCLQFHLKALDVEQIKGQLDKILQAEHIQSEPRALQLLARAAEGSMRDALSLTDQAIAMGDGVVATESVSMMLGTLDDEHSLALVEALNQADGEKLMSLVTQIAAKGVDWETLLVDMLALLHQVAMVQLLPSALDPLQQNEQRMRELARQMAPQDLQLYYQTLLVGRKELAYAPDRRMGVEMTLLRALAFHPKAVIKVPETVAQNTSAPASPVSRPTVPAYEPRHESQSVPVYTPRDMPTSATSEPPATVTTVPVAQTSAPDPQEDQIAAGLSETTAQMLQARNQLRRNQGNPESKKGEPAAPSKVKPGSSVLERLASATEKGAVARSKAPSSAPTKKDSYRWKAQNDFEAVNEPVATPKALRSALEHEKTPELSAKLAQESLTRDPWAAEINQMPLPKLVQQLALNAFKQQLSENEVCLHLRPSQRHLNSESAQQVLAQAISQLAGHPVTLTIVEDEDMTVKTPLEWRQAIYEEKLTQARESIAADQHIQTLCRYFEAELDEDSIRPV, from the coding sequence ATGAGCTATCAAGTTCTGGCCCGTAAATGGCGCCCACAAAGCTTTGCAGATGTTGTCGGTCAGGAACACGTTCTGACCGCCATTTCTAATGGTTTGTCCTTAGGACGAATCCATCATGCTTATCTTTTTTCTGGCACCCGTGGCGTAGGCAAAACTTCGATAGCTCGTCTGTTGGCGAAAGGTCTGAATTGCGAAAGCGGTATTACCGCCACTCCCTGTGGTAAATGTGGTAATTGCCGTGAAATCGAAGAAGGGCGCTTTGTCGATCTGTTAGAGATTGACGCCGCTTCGCGTACTAAAGTTGAAGATACCCGCGAATTACTGGATAACGTTCAATACGCGCCAGCGCGTGGTCGTTTCAAAGTCTATTTGATCGATGAAGTTCATATGCTCTCCCGTCACAGCTTTAACGCACTGCTGAAAACGCTGGAAGAGCCGCCAGAGCACGTCAAATTTCTGCTGGCAACTACCGATCCGCAAAAACTACCGGTAACCATTCTCTCCCGTTGCTTACAGTTTCATCTGAAAGCACTGGATGTGGAGCAGATAAAAGGTCAGTTAGATAAAATTCTTCAGGCTGAACACATTCAGTCCGAACCCAGAGCTCTGCAACTGTTAGCCCGTGCAGCGGAAGGCAGTATGCGTGATGCTCTCAGCCTGACGGATCAGGCAATTGCCATGGGTGATGGCGTCGTTGCTACCGAATCCGTTAGCATGATGCTGGGTACACTGGATGATGAACATTCGCTGGCGCTGGTTGAAGCATTAAATCAGGCGGATGGCGAAAAATTGATGTCATTAGTGACTCAGATTGCGGCCAAAGGCGTCGACTGGGAAACTCTGCTGGTGGATATGCTGGCCTTGTTACATCAGGTAGCCATGGTACAGTTATTGCCTTCTGCGCTAGATCCGCTACAGCAAAATGAACAGCGGATGCGTGAGTTAGCACGGCAAATGGCTCCGCAAGATCTACAGCTCTACTATCAGACCCTATTAGTGGGTCGTAAAGAATTAGCCTATGCGCCAGATCGGCGAATGGGCGTTGAAATGACGCTGTTGCGGGCACTGGCTTTTCACCCTAAAGCGGTGATAAAAGTGCCAGAAACAGTAGCGCAAAATACCAGCGCGCCTGCATCTCCGGTTTCCCGACCGACTGTACCAGCTTATGAACCGCGCCACGAATCACAAAGCGTACCTGTTTATACCCCTCGTGATATGCCTACTTCTGCTACATCAGAACCGCCTGCAACAGTAACGACTGTGCCTGTAGCGCAAACGTCAGCTCCGGATCCGCAAGAGGATCAGATCGCGGCAGGTTTGTCAGAAACTACTGCACAGATGTTACAGGCTCGCAATCAACTGCGACGAAATCAGGGGAACCCCGAGTCAAAAAAGGGTGAACCGGCGGCACCATCAAAAGTGAAGCCGGGATCTTCGGTGCTGGAACGTCTCGCTTCGGCAACCGAAAAGGGGGCTGTCGCCCGTAGTAAAGCGCCGTCATCAGCTCCGACCAAAAAAGATAGTTATCGTTGGAAAGCGCAAAACGATTTTGAAGCGGTTAATGAGCCGGTGGCAACACCAAAAGCTTTGCGTTCCGCCCTGGAACATGAGAAAACCCCTGAACTTTCGGCTAAGCTGGCGCAGGAGTCATTAACCAGAGATCCATGGGCGGCAGAGATAAATCAAATGCCGTTGCCTAAACTGGTTCAACAACTGGCATTGAACGCCTTTAAACAACAGCTGTCTGAGAATGAAGTCTGTCTGCATTTGCGACCTTCTCAGCGTCATTTGAATTCGGAGTCTGCTCAGCAGGTATTAGCTCAGGCTATCAGTCAATTAGCCGGACATCCGGTTACGCTGACCATTGTTGAAGATGAAGATATGACGGTTAAAACGCCGCTGGAATGGCGTCAGGCTATTTATGAAGAGAAATTAACTCAGGCTCGGGAATCAATAGCCGCAGATCAGCATATACAGACGCTGTGCCGCTATTTTGAAGCCGAGCTGGATGAAGACAGTATTCGACCCGTATAA
- the acrR gene encoding multidrug efflux transporter transcriptional repressor AcrR has protein sequence MGRKTKQQSLETRQHILDAAMQEFARRGVSSTSLNDIALAAGVTRGAIYWHFKNKVDIFNAMWTQIESSIDDVVLRYRNEFPSEPLLALRHTLIFVLQATVTDPRRRTLLGILFHKCEFVGELLSLQQIHQSLYLENYERIEKDLRLCVQHKQLDEQLDISLAAITLRAYICGLIENWLFMPESYSLEQEAPRLVDAFIDLMKHSPSLKKECF, from the coding sequence ATGGGCCGCAAAACTAAGCAACAATCCCTGGAAACCCGTCAGCATATTCTTGATGCCGCCATGCAGGAATTTGCCCGGCGGGGAGTATCCAGTACATCGCTGAATGATATAGCCCTGGCGGCAGGAGTGACGCGGGGTGCTATTTACTGGCATTTCAAAAATAAGGTCGATATTTTCAATGCAATGTGGACTCAAATAGAGTCTAGCATTGATGACGTAGTGCTGCGATACAGAAATGAATTTCCCTCTGAACCGCTGTTAGCATTACGTCATACACTTATTTTTGTTCTCCAGGCGACTGTAACGGATCCTCGCAGAAGAACTTTACTGGGTATATTATTTCATAAGTGTGAGTTTGTCGGAGAATTGCTCTCATTACAACAAATTCATCAATCTTTATACCTTGAAAATTATGAAAGAATTGAGAAAGATCTGCGATTGTGCGTTCAGCATAAACAATTGGATGAACAGCTGGATATCAGCCTTGCAGCCATCACTTTACGGGCATATATTTGTGGTCTGATTGAGAACTGGCTTTTTATGCCGGAATCTTATTCATTAGAACAGGAAGCCCCACGGCTAGTAGATGCTTTTATTGACTTAATGAAACATAGCCCCTCGTTAAAGAAAGAGTGTTTTTAG
- the apt gene encoding adenine phosphoribosyltransferase, translating to MTTTEQQLTLIKDSIMTIPDYPKAGILFRDITTLLENPAAFAATIQMMVDHYKDKGITKIVGTEARGFLFGAPVALALGVGFVPVRKKGKLPRETLQETYDLEYGTDVLEIHTSSIQPNDKVLMIDDLLATGGTISATVKLIRRLGGEVSDAAFVIELPELGGRARLTAQNVESYSLVSFDGH from the coding sequence ATGACGACGACAGAACAGCAGCTAACGCTGATCAAAGATAGCATTATGACTATCCCTGACTATCCAAAAGCAGGAATCCTTTTCCGTGACATTACTACGTTACTGGAAAACCCGGCTGCTTTTGCCGCAACCATTCAGATGATGGTTGATCACTATAAAGATAAAGGTATTACCAAGATTGTGGGTACCGAAGCCCGTGGTTTTCTGTTTGGTGCTCCGGTAGCCTTAGCATTAGGTGTTGGTTTCGTTCCGGTACGTAAAAAGGGCAAACTGCCTCGCGAAACGCTGCAAGAAACCTATGATTTAGAATACGGCACCGACGTGCTGGAAATTCATACCAGCAGCATTCAGCCAAATGATAAAGTGCTGATGATTGATGATTTGCTGGCAACCGGCGGCACTATTAGCGCTACGGTAAAACTGATTCGCCGTTTAGGTGGTGAAGTAAGCGATGCGGCTTTTGTTATTGAATTACCTGAGCTGGGTGGCCGGGCACGTTTAACCGCTCAGAACGTTGAAAGTTATAGCCTTGTCTCGTTTGACGGTCATTAA
- a CDS encoding DUF454 family protein yields MYRWFLLCLGWLAMGLACLGVILPVLPTTPFLLLAAWCFARSSPRFHDWLLYRSWFGPYLRHWQTYRGLPPGAKSKAILLIVITFAVSLWLISLLWVRVLLLAILLVLLIFMLRLPVIDPLQQKSD; encoded by the coding sequence ATGTATCGATGGTTTCTTCTCTGCCTTGGCTGGCTGGCGATGGGGTTAGCCTGTCTTGGCGTTATATTACCAGTGTTACCAACAACTCCCTTTTTACTGTTGGCGGCCTGGTGTTTTGCCCGTTCGTCACCACGTTTTCATGACTGGTTATTGTATCGTTCATGGTTTGGCCCTTATCTACGCCACTGGCAGACCTATCGCGGGTTACCTCCGGGAGCGAAGAGTAAAGCGATTTTGTTGATCGTTATTACGTTTGCAGTGTCATTATGGCTGATCTCATTGCTGTGGGTTAGAGTGCTGTTACTGGCAATTTTGCTGGTGTTGCTAATATTTATGTTGAGATTGCCGGTTATTGATCCATTGCAGCAAAAAAGTGATTAA
- a CDS encoding YbaB/EbfC family nucleoid-associated protein, with protein MFGKGGLGNIMKQAQQMQEKMQQMQEEIAKMEVTGESGAGMVKVTVNGAHNCRRVEIDPSLMEDDKEMLEDLIAAAFNDAARRVEETQKEKMAQVSGGMQLPPGFKMPF; from the coding sequence ATGTTTGGTAAAGGCGGCCTTGGCAATATAATGAAGCAAGCTCAGCAGATGCAAGAGAAGATGCAGCAGATGCAGGAAGAGATTGCAAAGATGGAAGTTACCGGTGAGTCTGGTGCAGGTATGGTTAAAGTCACCGTAAATGGCGCTCATAACTGCCGTCGCGTGGAGATCGATCCAAGCCTGATGGAAGATGATAAAGAGATGCTGGAAGACTTGATTGCTGCCGCATTTAACGATGCAGCTCGTCGTGTTGAAGAGACACAAAAAGAGAAAATGGCTCAGGTTTCTGGCGGTATGCAATTACCCCCTGGCTTTAAGATGCCGTTCTGA
- the priC gene encoding primosomal replication protein PriC: MNTGALLQALQHQVQQLAQAIADAPASGVMPPRFDDQLFNQRDSRLSHYLTEVEKNLQQLKQEVDKNRLEQVAFLAERIVAQITALQRELATLNLRKSNTTAIKTNSDIYQTLAQHQDYERRLQEMLRDKESQLIQQTTLQAQQQIQKELAALEGRLMRCRQALKRIEKQIERRESGL; the protein is encoded by the coding sequence ATGAACACCGGCGCTTTATTACAGGCTTTACAGCATCAGGTACAGCAACTGGCTCAGGCCATAGCTGATGCCCCGGCCTCTGGCGTGATGCCTCCCCGTTTTGACGACCAGCTTTTTAACCAGCGCGACTCACGTCTGAGCCACTACCTGACTGAAGTAGAGAAAAATTTGCAGCAGCTAAAACAGGAAGTGGATAAAAATCGTCTGGAACAGGTGGCCTTTCTGGCCGAGCGGATCGTGGCGCAAATCACTGCACTTCAGCGTGAACTGGCAACCCTCAATCTACGTAAAAGCAATACTACGGCGATAAAAACCAACAGCGATATTTACCAAACCCTGGCCCAGCATCAGGACTATGAGCGGCGTCTGCAAGAGATGTTGAGAGACAAAGAAAGCCAGCTTATTCAGCAAACTACTTTACAGGCTCAGCAGCAAATTCAAAAAGAGCTGGCTGCGCTGGAAGGTCGTTTGATGCGTTGTCGGCAGGCTCTTAAACGAATTGAAAAACAGATTGAACGTCGGGAATCAGGTTTGTAA
- the rsmS gene encoding pleiotropic regulatory protein RsmS encodes MSLEQAPEEVKLAVDLIYLLESNQIDAKTVLAALKIVEQDFLRKAEQEQLHD; translated from the coding sequence ATGTCACTGGAACAAGCTCCTGAAGAGGTCAAGCTGGCTGTCGACCTTATTTATCTGCTGGAGAGCAACCAAATTGATGCAAAAACCGTATTGGCTGCACTGAAAATTGTTGAACAGGACTTTTTACGTAAAGCAGAACAAGAACAGCTGCATGACTGA
- a CDS encoding sensor histidine kinase yields the protein MKSKKFLYLFMVVTVLIIGLIGYFGYRTLSQESTLNEYQTQQLAKTRVAQTQDFILQQLGQKQIRFSAILAYLKLDPLSLNTLIAQDSDIEALFVLEHNKLVFPDAYNPLNQKESRFIELITPIIQDPAILIAKQHQSDDKRPDSGWYVMQEQQQPVLIYWHSLNDRTIGFKLSYVKLLSDIVSSIDFNYEPDSLVISDNGQVLYQSLTRAYDKTKQPTYNQALPFPLHAWKIDYYASNNSNYSLYYFTIGLLAIAILAVGAIALSLYREFNRATRLASQQVSFVSQVSHELKTPLTNITLYAEMLKEMEQEEDSQNTHYLEVIISESRRLSRLIQNVLTFTKSPKINLQPVDINQLLAQIHTIFTPVFEAKGIHLALTVEGHLNTHSDIDRITQIISNLLSNAEKYAAEGKKVQLSASQDDESIYIRVRDYGKGLSDKELKHIFQPFYRVKSEITEGVTGTGIGLTIALQLAQSLSGTLIAENCDSGLEFTLCIPRT from the coding sequence ATGAAATCTAAAAAGTTTCTTTATCTGTTTATGGTCGTCACTGTCCTGATTATTGGACTGATTGGCTATTTTGGATACCGTACTCTGTCACAGGAAAGTACCTTAAATGAATACCAAACCCAACAACTGGCGAAAACCCGGGTAGCGCAAACTCAGGATTTCATTTTGCAGCAGTTGGGACAAAAACAAATTCGCTTTAGTGCCATTCTGGCCTACCTGAAACTGGACCCACTGTCGCTCAATACGCTGATTGCTCAGGATAGTGATATTGAAGCACTGTTTGTATTGGAACATAACAAACTGGTATTTCCGGATGCCTACAACCCGCTAAATCAAAAAGAATCCCGTTTTATTGAGCTAATCACACCGATTATTCAGGATCCGGCCATTCTTATCGCTAAACAGCATCAGTCTGACGATAAACGACCTGATTCCGGCTGGTATGTGATGCAAGAGCAACAACAACCGGTACTGATTTACTGGCATAGCCTCAACGACCGAACTATCGGGTTTAAACTGTCCTATGTAAAATTGCTGTCAGATATCGTTTCCAGCATCGATTTCAACTATGAGCCAGACAGTCTGGTGATCTCCGATAACGGTCAGGTGCTGTATCAGTCACTGACCCGTGCTTATGATAAAACCAAACAGCCAACTTATAATCAGGCACTGCCCTTCCCGCTTCATGCCTGGAAGATTGACTATTACGCCAGTAACAACAGTAACTACTCACTCTATTATTTCACCATTGGTCTGTTAGCTATCGCCATTCTGGCGGTAGGTGCTATTGCGTTATCGCTGTATCGTGAATTTAACCGGGCAACCCGTCTGGCCAGTCAACAGGTTAGTTTTGTCAGTCAAGTATCCCACGAACTTAAAACTCCGCTCACCAATATCACATTGTACGCAGAAATGCTTAAAGAGATGGAGCAGGAAGAAGATAGTCAAAATACTCACTATCTGGAAGTGATCATCAGTGAAAGCCGACGCCTGTCACGCCTGATCCAAAATGTGCTGACGTTTACCAAATCACCGAAAATCAATCTACAGCCGGTGGATATCAACCAGTTACTGGCACAAATTCATACTATCTTCACGCCAGTATTTGAGGCAAAAGGAATTCATCTGGCCTTGACGGTTGAAGGACACCTGAATACCCACAGCGATATTGACCGGATCACGCAAATCATCAGCAATCTGCTTAGCAATGCGGAAAAGTATGCCGCCGAAGGCAAGAAAGTCCAGCTCAGTGCCAGCCAGGATGATGAAAGTATTTATATCCGCGTGCGGGATTATGGCAAAGGCCTGTCTGACAAAGAGCTGAAACATATCTTCCAGCCGTTCTATCGAGTGAAATCAGAGATTACCGAAGGGGTTACCGGAACCGGTATTGGCCTGACGATCGCACTTCAGTTGGCTCAGAGCTTGTCTGGCACCCTGATAGCTGAAAATTGTGATAGCGGACTGGAATTTACTTTATGTATTCCGCGTACCTGA
- the recR gene encoding recombination mediator RecR, with protein MQTSPLLESLMEALRCLPGVGPKSAQRMAFQLLQRERSGGMRLAQSLTRAMSEIGHCRDCRTFTEEEVCTICSNQRRQNSGQICVVESPADIHAIEQTGQFAGRYFVLMGHLSPLDGIGPNDIGLDRLEERLASEKINEVILATNPTVEGDATANFIAEMCGMYGVMASRIAHGVPVGGELEMVDGTTLSHSLAGRQQIKF; from the coding sequence ATGCAAACCAGTCCACTGTTAGAATCTTTGATGGAAGCCCTGCGCTGTTTACCCGGCGTAGGGCCGAAGTCTGCACAACGTATGGCTTTTCAACTTTTGCAGCGCGAACGCAGCGGCGGTATGCGTTTAGCTCAATCCCTGACCCGAGCCATGTCTGAAATTGGTCATTGCCGGGACTGCCGTACTTTCACGGAAGAAGAAGTTTGTACTATTTGCAGTAATCAACGCCGTCAAAATAGCGGCCAAATCTGTGTGGTGGAAAGCCCAGCAGATATTCACGCCATTGAGCAAACCGGTCAGTTTGCTGGTCGATACTTTGTGTTGATGGGGCATCTTTCTCCACTGGATGGTATTGGTCCGAATGATATTGGCCTTGATCGTCTGGAAGAACGTCTGGCATCAGAAAAAATTAATGAAGTGATTCTGGCGACTAACCCAACGGTGGAAGGTGACGCGACCGCTAACTTTATCGCTGAGATGTGCGGTATGTATGGCGTGATGGCCAGCCGTATTGCCCATGGGGTACCGGTGGGTGGTGAGTTAGAGATGGTGGATGGCACCACACTTTCGCATTCGCTGGCGGGAAGGCAGCAGATTAAGTTTTAG
- a CDS encoding DsrE/DsrF/TusD sulfur relay family protein, which yields MQRILVIANGAPYGSELLFNALRLSIAIREQSPDCELKLFLMSDAVSAGIRGQKPHEGYNLQQMLEILTAQNVEVKLCKTCTDGRGISQLPLIEGVEIGTLVELAQWTLAADKVLTF from the coding sequence ATGCAACGTATACTGGTTATCGCTAATGGCGCGCCTTATGGCAGCGAACTCTTATTTAATGCTTTACGCCTGTCTATCGCTATTCGCGAGCAGTCGCCAGATTGTGAATTAAAACTATTCCTGATGTCAGACGCGGTTAGCGCCGGAATTCGCGGTCAGAAACCTCATGAAGGTTATAATCTTCAGCAAATGCTGGAGATCCTGACGGCTCAAAACGTCGAAGTGAAATTATGTAAAACTTGCACTGACGGTCGTGGTATCAGCCAGTTACCTCTGATTGAGGGGGTAGAGATAGGTACATTAGTCGAGCTGGCCCAGTGGACACTGGCAGCAGATAAAGTGCTGACATTCTGA